AAGTAGATAGGAAAAATATTAAAGAGTTTTACTCTATGTTAGATATAAAGTACTCTAAAAAAGGTAATGCTTATTTTGATACAAATAAGTTATCAGAAAATGATTTATTGCTTTTATATACTTGTTATTTAGATAATAATATTGTGTTAGCAACAGAAGACAAGCATTTATTAAATACTGCAAATTATATATTAGGCAAGGAGAGGGCAATGACATTAAAAACATTAATAGCAGATGTAAGGGAGGGAGATATAAAAGTTGAATAAATTATATAATGATAATGAAATAATAGATTTAATAAAAAACAATAATATGGTAGTAATATATTTTACAGGGAGCATGTGTGGAGCTTGTGAAATTATTAAGATTAAGATTGAAGATATTTTAAAAAGATTTCCGAAGATTAAAAGTGGAGAAATAAATGTAGAAAAGTATTTAGATATAGCAGCAAAACATAATGTATTTTCTGTACCAATCTTTTTACTTTATATAGAGGGAAAGGAAAGCATAAGGTTAGGTAGAAATTTAGATTTACTGGAGTTAGAGTTAAATATAAGAAGATATTATGAAATGATATTTTAACAGAGGGCAGAGCCACTATTAGAATGTAATGACCACATTGCTAATAAAATAAAGATAATACTTTAAATTAATGTTAATTTTCAGTATAATCTTTTTAAGAAGTAATAACGTAAAAATTAAAGTAAGAATATTACTTGGTTTGTTTTAAATGGAGTGAAGAAATGACAGATTATTATAAATTATTAGGTGTAGAAAAAAGTGCATCAAAAGAAGAAATAAAAGAAGCTTATGAGAAGCAAGTAGAAAAAATAAAAAAAGAAGTAGTTAATGAAAAGCGACTGAATCAATTTTTAGAGATATTTGATCAGGCGTATGAAGCTTTAAATAGTTTAGAAGAAAATCAATTAACTGATAAAGATGAAACATTAATTATGGATCCACAAGAAGTGCAAAAAGAACTAGAGGTTAATAATAAAAGTAACAATTATACATATAGAAATAAATCTAAAAGCAAAGGAAGAAGTGCTAGCAGAAAAAAGAATGATTTCACTGAAAAAGGAGTTTCAAAATACAAAGATAAGAAAAATAAATTAAATGATAATAAAGAAGAAAAGGGCATAAAACAAAAAGTAGTTGAAAAAAGTCCTAAAAGTCCTAAAAGTAATGATAAACCAATATTAAATTTATTTATGTTGCCATTTAAGATATTAGCTTTACCTATAATAGCTATATTATCAGTAATAATATTATTACTTCAAATCATAAATATAATTTCATGGATAGCAACTAAATTATTAATCGTTGGGTCTATATCTGTAGGAGCAATACACTTATATCAAGTTAATTTAGGGCAAGCTATAAATTATAATATATTGATTTTGGCTGCTTCAGTATTAGTAGCATCATTCTTTTTACCATATATCTTAAACTTTGTGTTAAAAGTTTTAAAAACATTAAATGATGCATTAAAAGGTTTTGTTTTTTAGAATACAAATAAAAGCATGGAATAGTTAGTAAATATGAGGATTGTTATATATTAAAATTCAGGAAGATAATAAGCAAAGCCAGCACAACATTTTAATTGTGCTGGCTTTTAATTCTATGGATTATATATTTACTAGATCCTAAAAATGATGTTGTTTTTCAAAAATTATTTGGTATGAAAAAGAATAACCATTTGCTATAGACAAAAGATAAGTCCTCTACCGCATATGCTCAACTTTTTTCATCTGGATTTTGAACAGTGGGAACTATTTTGACCATCAGGCTGACAACAATAGCACCAAATAGGCTCACAACAATAATTGACACTGCCGGCAAATATGCGTTAAGCCCCCAAAGGACGCCTGACAAAATACCACCGATAAAGGAGCCGATATACTGTGCCGTATTATACACACCCGTTATTCCGCCTCTTGTAGCTGTTGTAGATAATTTACTCACACTTCCGGGCAGAACAGCGTTAAGGCTCAGATAGCCGCACATGAATAATATTGTGCTAGTTAAAATGAAAATAAAGTTAGTGATGCCAAGCAATAAACACACGCCGGAAATCGCTGTGGCTATAAACGAAAGATTGAGGACAATGCGTTCCTTCCCCTTATCAGCAAGCCTTGAGGTAACCTGCATGAGGGCAGTGCCGATGATGGTTGCCGGAATAAACACTTCCCACATCCGTCCGGATCCCATGGATTGCTGAATCAAGATAGGGATGACGTAGAATACGCTAACCATAAGGTAGTTTTGAAAAAAAGCGGATAAGGACAACCCTACAAATAGCCTATTCTTGGAGAGTCCGATGTAGTCGACTTTTTCAGTCTGTTTTTGCCGGGTATCATCTTTTTTGATAAAAATTAATATATATATCCAGGACAGAAAAACAAAAACTGCACAGGCAAAGAACATCTTCGATAACGAAATAAAATTACACAGGATGGGCCCGCCCAGAAAACCAAGGACCGCAGCCAACCCCATGAAAATGCCGACGATGCTCATTGAACGGTTACGCTTCTGTTCATCAATATTATCCCCAATCCAGGAAAAACACACTGCGGTAATCGCGCCGAATCCCTGCAGTATTCTCGCGGCAATGAGCAAATAAATATTTGTAGCGTATGCCGCAATAAGCAGCCCGCCCCCAAGAAACAATGAGCCGATTGTGACGACTGCTTTGCGCCCGATTTTATCACTAAGCCGGCCAAGAGGAATCTGCATAATGCCCTGCACCAAACCGTAAATTCCAAACACCACACCGGTTAAAACCGGTGTGCTGTATGCGAGAGAATTTCCATAAATAGATAAAGTCGGCATTATAATCACCATTACCAGCTGGCGCAATGCCATCGCAATGCTCAGGCTGATGATAAAACTCAGCTCGTATCCTGTAAAAATCCCGACTTTTTTCATATTTTTCATGTAATATCCTCCTTTTATTTTTGGTTATTGTAAAGTTTTTTATAACTCACTTTACACTATCTATTTTTGCTGCCCCGGATTTAATAACTGGTAAAAATCCTCAAATGTAATGTAGTCCTCTTTGCTCATGAAAATAAAATTCTGCAAGATGATATATGAGAGTTTATCGGAATCCAGCTTTGTGGGGAGCATTCCATTGGCAATCTCCGATTCCAGCAGTCTGGATATTTTTCTGCAAAATGTCTGTTTGATTTCGAAATTACTGTTTTGCCCAGAGGCACTCTTAACCAACATCTCAAGGAAGATGTTTTTGTAGTTGTGAAAAAACTCATAGACCGAAGCGTATATTTTTTTCAATTTGTTCTTGAATGGTATTGGGATTGCAGAAACCGTGTCGATTGAGACGAGTATCACTTCCCACTCTGCCTTTAAAATTTCAACCGTCAGTTCTTCCTTGCAGCTGAAATTGTTGTAGAAAGTCCCAGTGGCGATTCCACAACGCTGGACGAGCGTTCTAATATTCAGTCCCTCGAATCCCTCTTCAACCAGTATTTTCTTAGATTCTGCAATCAGTTGTTCTCTTGCGCCATCAATTTTGTGAGACACTGTATACACCTCCATACACGAACGATGTTCATATTATATTATAGTCATTAAGCATCGAAATGTAACCATTTACCATAAAAATATCAGCAGTAACCACTTAATTTTCAACATGCTGGAATTTACTTCCGCTAAAAAGTGTATCCCCAAGGCCAAAATGCACACCTCTCTATCAAAAATCTATAGCAACTTCAACACGACCTGTCTCAGAAGTACCCCCTGGGCACGCCAAGCAAGGGCGTTAAGAGATAAAGAAAGCAAAGTTTTAGAATTAAAAGAAAGACAAGCTGCAAGAAGTTCAGAGCAAGTGTAAAGAGAGTAGGAGAATGGTTAAATAGAAGGAGTCAGAGAAGAAGTTATAATTGGACTAGTTTTGATACAATGTTCAAATACTTCAAGATAACTAAAGCTAAGGCGAATGATTCCCTCACAAAAGGGTCAGTGCCTTGTAGAGATTTACCAGGTACAAGTTGCTCTGCATAGAATTTTCCTATTTTTGCAGTAATTTCTTATTTAATATACGCAACATAACCATTACGTATGAAAAGTTGAACACTAAAAACAAAGTACATAAAACCTATTGACAAACTGTGAAATTCAATATAATATACATGTATACCGACAAAACAGATGATAATTGTATGATATAAAAGGGGAGACAGTAATGAGCAGATTTGAAATTGACAACTATTATTGGACAAGGTATAGGAGAATATGTTGCTGTTGCAGATAGCACTTAAATATTGCATAAGTAAGAATTCAAAAATTTAAATAATGTTAGCATATAAAGTAGGCTGGCAAAGAAATTATGTATAAATTAAATAAAAATATGATAATAGATTTAGGAGGGATAATTATGGCTGAAATTCAGACATCAAAAATACTAAAGACAAAAAAGAAAAAGACAAATCAAATTCCTTTTGGAATAGCAATTTTCATTGCAATAATTGGAGTAGGATTCTTTATGTCTAACAATTCTCCAAAGACAGCGCTTATGTGGATATTTGGAGTGGCTTTAGGATTTACATTGCAAAGATCAAGATTTTGCTTTACTGCATCACTAAGAGATCCTATTTTAACAGGAAGTACATCTTTAACTAAGGCAGTTTTATTAACAATAGCAATTGCAACAGTTGGGTTTGCAGCTCTTCAGTTTTCAGCAGTATCTAAGGGAATATCAATACCAGGTAATATATCACCTGTTGGAATAAACACAGTCATCGGTGCAACAATGTTTGGTATAGGTATGGTCATTTCAGGAGGTTGTGCTTCTGGAACATTAATGAGAGTTGGAGAAGGATTTTTAATACAAATTATTTCATTAATATTCTTTATAATAGGTTCTCTTTGGGGAGCAAACAACTTTGGCTGGTGGTCAAGTCATCTTATGTCAAAAACAAGTGTATTTTTACCTAGTATAATAGGATGGGTTCCAGCAATTTTTCTGCAATTTGGACTTTTATTAGCTCTTTATATTTTTGCAGATTGGTTTGGAAATAGAAAAGTAAATAAATAATATAAAAATTAGGAGGAATTTATTATGTCAGAATATAGATTAGATTGTTTAGGAGAAATATGTCCAGTACCTTTAATAAAAACTCAAAAGAAAATGGATGATTTAAAGATTGGAGATGTACTTGCAGTTGAAATAGATCATAGTTGTGCTATGAAAAATATACCAGAGTGGGCAAGAAAAGAAGGATACAACGTTGAAATAGAAGAAGTAGACGACGGTGAATGGGAAGTATACATTGAAAAGACAAAATAGGGGGTAGATTACATGGATATCAAAAATAATGTTTATTATAAGAAGTTTCTAAAGGATCCTTGGACATACACTACAGGGGCTGTAATATTAGGAATCTTAAATATTGCAATGTTAGCCTCTACAGGAAGTGCGTGGGGAGTAACAACACCATTTTCTTACTGGGGAGCTTGGATATACAAGTTTTTTGGTGGACAACCAGAAAATTGGTTTTATTTTCAACAAAAGGCTAATGCTGAAGGCATTGCAGGTGGATTTTTAAATAATGGTCATTCTGTATCTAATATAGGAATTATAGCTGGAGCATTTTTAGCAACTCTTCTTGCATCACAATTCAAAATAAAGAAGATAAAATCAATGAAACAAGTTGTTGCAGCAATAATTGGTGGACTTCTAATGGGATATGGAGCAAGAATAGCTTTTGGATGTAATATAGGAGCGCTATTCAGTGGAATGGCATCTATGTCTTTACACGGATGGGTATATCTGATATTTATATTTTTAGGTGCTTTGATAGGAAGTAAATTGTTAGTTAAGTATTTTATATAATTATTAATAAAGGCATGGTTACTATAAGCAACTATGCCTTTTTAGGAGGACTTTTATGGAAAAGAAACATGAATATTATGATGTAGTAATAATAGGTGGAGGAGCAGCAGGGTTAACTTCTGCAATTTATTGTGGGAGATCAAAGCTTAAAACACTTTTAATAGAAAAGTCTTTAGTAGGTGGATTAGCTACTTATACAAATGAAGTAGTGAACTACCCAGGTTTTCCAGAAGGAATAACAGGAACAGAGCTTATGAATCTTTTTCATAAACAAGCTAAGAATTTTGGAGTTGAATTTAAGCTTACAGATGTTAAAAGTGTTAATTTTGAAGAAGAAGATAAGCTTGTAGAGACTTTTAGAATAATATATCATGCGAAATCTGTAATTATTTCTACAGGAGGTAAACCAAGGATCACACAAGCAACAAATGAAGAAAAATTTGTTTATGATAAAGGAATCTCTTTCTGTGCAACTTGCGATGCTGCATTCTATACAAATAAGACAGTTATGGTAGTAGGTAGTGGAGATGCAGCTATAGAAGAAGGTATCTTCCTAACTAAATTTGCAAAAAAGGTTATTATGTCAGTTAGAAGAGATAAAGGAAACATTAGGGCTAATAAGATAGCACAAGAAGAAGCAATGAAAAATCCTAAAATGGAGTTTATATGGAACACCGTGGTTAATTCCTTTGAGGGGGATGAGAGACTGAATAAAGTCATACTTAGAAACCTCAAAACTGATGAACTTGTAGATGTGATTGTAGATGGATGTTTCTTATTTATAGGATATGAGCCAAATACAGAAATTTTTAAAGGAAAAATTAACTTAACAGATATAGGGTATATTCTAACTAATGAAAATATGAAAACAAACATAGAAGGTGTATTTGCAGTTGGAGATGTGAGAGAAAAACCATTGAGGCAGGTGGCAACAGCAGTTGGAGATGGCGCCATAGCTGGAGTCGAGGCTGAAAAATATATCGCAAGACTTGGATAAGTAGAAAATTTGTAAAAACAGGAGATGTTATTTTCAATAATACAAAAGTTGAGTATACGAAAATTGTACTTCGCCTCCACCAAGCATATCCTCGACAATATTAATGTGAACTGCACCCTGTCAAGTAGACAGATGAAAAAATAAAAATTATGAAGCTAAGATCTGATTTCGATATTCAATTGGAGTCAGATCTTTTAAATTTTTCTGTAACCTTTTTGTATTATAAAAAATTATGTATTCATCAATTGTTTGTCTCAATTCTTCATATTTAAGTGGTAAATGCAAATACTATTCACATAAAGTAGTTAGGAGAATAGTTATGAAAAAGATATTATTACCGCAAAGCGCAAAGATAACACCAAAGGAAGTATTAGAGGAAATTAATAAGTTTGAGTATATTAATAAAAGTCCATATA
The DNA window shown above is from Clostridium beijerinckii and carries:
- a CDS encoding thioredoxin; the encoded protein is MNKLYNDNEIIDLIKNNNMVVIYFTGSMCGACEIIKIKIEDILKRFPKIKSGEINVEKYLDIAAKHNVFSVPIFLLYIEGKESIRLGRNLDLLELELNIRRYYEMIF
- a CDS encoding molecular chaperone DnaJ, translating into MTDYYKLLGVEKSASKEEIKEAYEKQVEKIKKEVVNEKRLNQFLEIFDQAYEALNSLEENQLTDKDETLIMDPQEVQKELEVNNKSNNYTYRNKSKSKGRSASRKKNDFTEKGVSKYKDKKNKLNDNKEEKGIKQKVVEKSPKSPKSNDKPILNLFMLPFKILALPIIAILSVIILLLQIINIISWIATKLLIVGSISVGAIHLYQVNLGQAINYNILILAASVLVASFFLPYILNFVLKVLKTLNDALKGFVF
- a CDS encoding MFS transporter encodes the protein MKKVGIFTGYELSFIISLSIAMALRQLVMVIIMPTLSIYGNSLAYSTPVLTGVVFGIYGLVQGIMQIPLGRLSDKIGRKAVVTIGSLFLGGGLLIAAYATNIYLLIAARILQGFGAITAVCFSWIGDNIDEQKRNRSMSIVGIFMGLAAVLGFLGGPILCNFISLSKMFFACAVFVFLSWIYILIFIKKDDTRQKQTEKVDYIGLSKNRLFVGLSLSAFFQNYLMVSVFYVIPILIQQSMGSGRMWEVFIPATIIGTALMQVTSRLADKGKERIVLNLSFIATAISGVCLLLGITNFIFILTSTILFMCGYLSLNAVLPGSVSKLSTTATRGGITGVYNTAQYIGSFIGGILSGVLWGLNAYLPAVSIIVVSLFGAIVVSLMVKIVPTVQNPDEKS
- a CDS encoding transporter codes for the protein MAEIQTSKILKTKKKKTNQIPFGIAIFIAIIGVGFFMSNNSPKTALMWIFGVALGFTLQRSRFCFTASLRDPILTGSTSLTKAVLLTIAIATVGFAALQFSAVSKGISIPGNISPVGINTVIGATMFGIGMVISGGCASGTLMRVGEGFLIQIISLIFFIIGSLWGANNFGWWSSHLMSKTSVFLPSIIGWVPAIFLQFGLLLALYIFADWFGNRKVNK
- a CDS encoding sulfurtransferase TusA family protein, with translation MSEYRLDCLGEICPVPLIKTQKKMDDLKIGDVLAVEIDHSCAMKNIPEWARKEGYNVEIEEVDDGEWEVYIEKTK
- a CDS encoding YeeE/YedE family protein produces the protein MDIKNNVYYKKFLKDPWTYTTGAVILGILNIAMLASTGSAWGVTTPFSYWGAWIYKFFGGQPENWFYFQQKANAEGIAGGFLNNGHSVSNIGIIAGAFLATLLASQFKIKKIKSMKQVVAAIIGGLLMGYGARIAFGCNIGALFSGMASMSLHGWVYLIFIFLGALIGSKLLVKYFI
- a CDS encoding pyridine nucleotide-disulfide oxidoreductase, producing MEKKHEYYDVVIIGGGAAGLTSAIYCGRSKLKTLLIEKSLVGGLATYTNEVVNYPGFPEGITGTELMNLFHKQAKNFGVEFKLTDVKSVNFEEEDKLVETFRIIYHAKSVIISTGGKPRITQATNEEKFVYDKGISFCATCDAAFYTNKTVMVVGSGDAAIEEGIFLTKFAKKVIMSVRRDKGNIRANKIAQEEAMKNPKMEFIWNTVVNSFEGDERLNKVILRNLKTDELVDVIVDGCFLFIGYEPNTEIFKGKINLTDIGYILTNENMKTNIEGVFAVGDVREKPLRQVATAVGDGAIAGVEAEKYIARLG